The following coding sequences are from one Roseburia hominis A2-183 window:
- a CDS encoding cyclic nucleotide-binding domain-containing protein — protein MTTVKVQKNQIIAKQKEKVKKWYIVQEGTVIQCNSYAKIVLGKNAVIGISEGDRYLCDYVATEDSVLAVFNCESAEDLKEAIHGQESMRSILLRAALGQRQMLLRTYAGFTNLVRQFHSFAENEYSQYENLCAQYHLDEQSFTRMDNFKPLEMVHRAENWEIGNSASLTGSYLEEYVHLMQRDDNLCIGAIMEASYQTRRVTQGIIEMVEYLRYNQDILLAESKNDLFNLFFALAIQAQKKNYDVKPLLNEMDRIAEVIKKLGIYSGKLVDMRMEEYRGYHFETEGAAYETPQAQDGEEEEPQEERSEDCLVHILTYADTEQSVIEEMQELVQKYRDLPDMFSTDAQTFAIRKRITQIFYDTYLKAFMHTVKGEKELTPIVEMFLNFGFMDVQMAGEENANILFDLTEHLDVCKSDHVYTIFEWLRSVYDGRNEPSKNEFDMDYPAYLAEMRKTGKITTEQQKHFMSNRELKVKFEIQNMFTSGNRATYGKLSTFCPILGEYDLINSIEKMLVTAQKLDESLHKIRDIDFSAFYREVQFSDPDKGINREMIMKEIMPDIILMPNAGTRSMMWQETAGVRRDTSARFLFPIFTAVDIDDMMVDTVGRYRWEICRKIQGVHWNDIREKSLTAEYCDYLQFYRKNRELSAEAKEKIKSALLRGRNNYREVFVKDYQNWMKYESKGSYRLNKIAREILITYCPFAKPIREELKGNPMYESALHRLDLLNAKTVQRIQGVYDKYQKAGGRITQELTDNLEYYEL, from the coding sequence ATGACGACAGTAAAGGTACAGAAGAACCAGATAATTGCCAAGCAGAAAGAGAAAGTAAAAAAATGGTATATCGTGCAGGAGGGTACTGTCATTCAGTGCAATTCCTACGCCAAGATTGTTCTTGGAAAAAATGCGGTGATTGGAATTTCTGAGGGCGACAGATATCTGTGTGATTATGTTGCGACCGAGGATTCCGTGCTGGCGGTGTTCAATTGTGAATCGGCGGAGGATTTAAAGGAGGCGATTCACGGGCAGGAGAGCATGCGCAGTATTCTGCTTCGGGCAGCACTCGGACAGCGGCAGATGCTTCTTAGAACCTATGCCGGTTTTACCAATCTGGTAAGGCAGTTTCACTCCTTTGCCGAGAATGAGTACAGCCAGTATGAGAATCTCTGCGCACAGTACCATCTGGACGAGCAGAGTTTTACGCGCATGGACAATTTCAAGCCGTTGGAGATGGTGCACCGGGCGGAGAACTGGGAGATAGGCAACAGTGCCAGCCTGACCGGAAGTTATTTAGAGGAGTATGTGCATCTGATGCAGCGGGACGATAATCTCTGCATCGGGGCGATCATGGAAGCCAGTTATCAGACCAGGCGTGTGACGCAGGGAATCATTGAGATGGTGGAATATCTCCGCTACAATCAGGATATTCTTCTGGCGGAATCGAAAAACGATCTTTTTAACCTGTTCTTTGCTCTGGCGATTCAGGCGCAGAAGAAAAATTATGATGTAAAGCCGCTTTTAAATGAGATGGACCGGATTGCCGAGGTAATCAAAAAGCTTGGCATCTACAGCGGAAAGCTGGTCGACATGCGGATGGAAGAATACCGTGGATACCATTTCGAGACAGAAGGTGCAGCGTATGAGACGCCGCAGGCACAGGATGGCGAGGAGGAAGAACCGCAGGAAGAGCGCAGTGAAGACTGCCTGGTTCATATCCTGACCTATGCGGATACCGAGCAGAGCGTCATTGAGGAGATGCAGGAGCTTGTGCAGAAGTACCGGGATCTGCCGGATATGTTTTCCACGGACGCGCAGACGTTTGCAATCCGCAAGCGGATCACACAGATTTTCTACGATACCTACTTAAAAGCGTTTATGCATACCGTAAAGGGGGAAAAAGAGCTTACCCCGATTGTGGAAATGTTTTTGAATTTCGGATTTATGGATGTGCAGATGGCCGGCGAGGAGAATGCCAATATTCTGTTCGATCTCACGGAGCATCTGGATGTCTGCAAATCTGACCATGTATACACGATTTTTGAATGGCTGCGCAGTGTTTATGACGGAAGAAACGAGCCGTCGAAAAATGAGTTCGATATGGATTATCCGGCATATCTTGCAGAGATGCGCAAGACCGGCAAGATTACGACAGAGCAGCAGAAGCATTTTATGTCCAACCGGGAGCTCAAAGTCAAGTTTGAGATTCAGAACATGTTCACGTCCGGAAACCGTGCGACCTATGGCAAGCTGTCCACGTTCTGCCCGATTTTAGGGGAGTATGATCTGATCAACTCCATTGAAAAGATGCTCGTGACGGCGCAGAAGCTGGACGAGTCACTGCACAAGATCCGCGACATCGATTTCTCCGCGTTCTATCGTGAAGTGCAGTTCTCGGATCCGGACAAGGGCATCAACCGCGAGATGATTATGAAGGAGATCATGCCGGACATCATTCTGATGCCGAATGCAGGAACACGCTCGATGATGTGGCAGGAGACAGCAGGCGTGCGAAGAGATACCTCGGCGCGTTTCCTGTTCCCGATTTTTACAGCGGTCGATATTGACGATATGATGGTCGATACGGTCGGAAGATACCGCTGGGAGATCTGCAGGAAGATTCAGGGTGTACACTGGAACGATATCCGTGAGAAGTCCCTGACGGCGGAGTATTGCGATTATCTGCAGTTCTACCGGAAGAACCGCGAACTTTCCGCCGAGGCGAAGGAGAAGATCAAGAGTGCGCTCTTGCGTGGAAGAAATAATTACCGTGAGGTCTTCGTCAAGGATTACCAGAACTGGATGAAGTATGAGTCGAAGGGAAGCTACCGCCTCAACAAGATCGCAAGAGAGATCCTGATTACCTATTGCCCGTTCGCAAAGCCGATCCGGGAGGAGTTAAAGGGGAATCCGATGTATGAGAGCGCTCTGCACCGCCTCGATCTTTTGAACGCGAAGACCGTGCAGCGTATCCAGGGAGTCTATGACAAGTATCAGAAAGCCGGAGGCAGGATCACGCAGGAGCTTACCGACAATCTCGAATATTATGAACTGTGA